The Halobacteriovorax sp. DA5 genome includes the window CGCAAAGTAGTAAAAAGAGATGCAAACGGAAATATCGTTTATAAGCAAGTTGATGACTTAAATCGTCCAATCTTTGAAACTCGCTACCGTACTGTTTCTGGAAAGTCTGCTCAAGACCTAAAGGCCGTATATGCTGACGCATTTGCTGAGTCTTATAGAAATCTTGCAAAAGAGCACTTTGGTAAGGCCTTCGTATCAACACATACAATGGCACGCAACCTTGGAGAAGATTCTGGGAAGGCCGTAGGTCTAATCGTTGCACGTGACCTTGCAAAACAACAAGCTTATGATGAAGTTTATAAGGCACAGTCGGCAACTTCATTTGCTAAAGAATACGAAAACCTATTTGTAGCTTCTTGGAATAAGAATTTCGATTACTTTGTAAATAACCCAATGGTAGAGATCACAGGTTTCGATCTTTCTGGTGACGGAAATGGAATCTTTACAAGAGGTGAGTCACTTAAGTCTGTATTAGGTTTAAGAAACTTAGGTCTTAAGTCTGGAAATATTAAAGTTTCTCTTGATTCAGCTTCATTTGAATCAGGTTCAAGTCGCTCAGAGTACGTAACTGCTCCAGCTTCATTGAACTTTACTCACACTTCAGCAAAAGCTCAAGGTAAGCTTTCAAATAACCTAAATGTATTTGATTCAGCAAGACTTACAGTAAGTATTGATGGAAGCGATATCAAGAAGGTTTACGAACTTAAGAGTACAGATAGCAAAACTATCGAAATCTTAGATGTAGCACCAGTTTACCATGCACAAACTCAGATTAACTCTGTAGTAGCTGGGGACGCAACAGTATACGTAACTGTTAAAAACCCTTCAAACTCAGAAACTTCAGCTTCTGTTGATATCTCTGTAGCAATGAATGATGGTAAGACTTATACAGCTACAACAACAGCTCTAAAAGCAGGTGAGTCAAAGAGAGTTCCTGTTCGTGTTACAGGAGTTGATCCATTATTCATTATCAATAATGGGCTTTCTGGTAAGGTAACATCAAAAGTTGGTGGAAGAATCATGAATACACGTAGTGCTTCTTTTGATAATGTGAACTTTGATAAGGCCGTTGCGGATTACTTCAACTCAATCCTTACAAACTCAACAACTAACTACGGTGATGATGGGTATAAAGAAGATAGAGTTGAAACTTTAATCTCTATCATCTTAACTGCTACTGAAAGAGAAATTAAAACTGATTGGGATAACAACGCAAAAGTTGCTAATACAATGATCGGTGCTCTACAGAAAGAATACAAGGCATCTTCAGCTGCTGGTAAGCTTAATGAAGAAGCAAAAGAAACATATAAAGTACTAGCTCAAGAACTAGAAGCTTTATATGACTCGACTTTTGGATACAAAGATTACATCAATCAATTAAAAGTATTCAACGGTGATCTTGAGACTCGTTCAAAGAAAGATCGTAAGAAAGACTAATTCATAGTCCATTAAATAAGAAAGGCCCGCATCTTGCGGGCCTCTTTATTTTCAATAATTTAATTTTTAATTATTGTGCTTCAACTACAGCTTGACCTGGTTTGAACCAACATAGTGGTCTTAGTCCAGTTGTGAAGTTTTCAGTTCTGTTACAAGTACCGATGTTTGCATCGTTTTGATCTACATCTGTGTAAGCGTCAACAGTACATAGAGCACCTTGGTAGTAAGTATCTAGACGACACTGTGGTGCTGGGTGGTTGTCATTAGTTTTAGAAACTACAGCTGGATCTGGAGTGTCAAACTTAAGCTCAGAAGTCATGCTTCTTAGTGCTCTGAAAAGGTTAGCTAGTGACATACCTGCCATTGAACCTCTTAGACACATTGCATATTCGTTTTCGTTAACAAAGTTTTTCTCACAGTTCTTAACTGCTACAGCTGGAACTTCAACTTCGCTCATGATTGAAGCGTTATCGTCGTTTTCCATGAACTTTCTTAGACACTTAGAAGTAGCGAAGTAATCAGCTTGACCTTCGTTTGAAGCCCATGAAGATCCCCACCAGCTAGCTTTCTTAGGTGCTCCACCTAGGTGGTGACCAAGCTCGTGACATACAACAGTTGCAAATCCGTCTCTTGTGATTGTTTCGTGTCTTGCAAGACCACCAAACATACTAACACGCCAAGTGTTACCAATTTGCTGAGCGTATGCGTTAACAGTTCCATCTTCCCATTTTCTTTCGATTTCTAAAGTTTTACCTTTAGCAGCGATAATCGGTGCATAGATCGCTTCAATCTTATCAATGATTGAGTTGAACTCACCTTCTGAAATTGTGTTGATACTTTTAACATTTGAAGGAATCCATAGGTTGTTGTCTTCTACGATTCCTGTTGTTCCGTGCTCGTCACATGCGAAAGAAAAAGTCGATACACATGCAAGTAGTAGAGCTAAAATTCCTTTTTTCAAATCAGTCCTCCCTGAAAAGTATATTATTGATTTGCCAATTCTTTTTCTGGTTTAGCGTAGATATGATTTTTCTGAATTTTTTACACTATGTAAAAGTCTTTTTTTGATTTGGGCCTTAATGTAAGATTTTGTTGGTTTCTAGATGCTGTGCTGCATTGTGAATGTGTTAAAGTTTTTCACCACTCTTTGGTTAAGTCATTAAAATTATGATAAAGTTTTAGCATTATGAAGAAGATAATTTGTATCACTTTTTTTCTACTTTCAGTTGTAAGTTATGGTCAAACTAATGATCCACTGGTTGATCAAATCACACAAATGCGTGATGAGATGTTTAAGCAGATGCAAGCAGGGGATAGCTTTGATGCCGAGATTCAAAAGATGTTTGAGCGATTGCAGAAGTTAGGCCAGATCAAAGGACTTCCTGATCGCTTCAATCGTCATGTGAATATGGTGGAATACTTTTGGCAGGATGCTGACACTCTCGTTATCAAAATTTCTAAAGATGATGAAGTCAATGTCGAAGTGAAAGAAAACATCATAGTTATTAGTGGTCAAAAGGTCATTAAATCGCCAAATGGTATTTCTAAATCATCTTTTTCACAGAGTATCCCATTAAGAGCTAATCTTGACTCGACTTCAGTTAAGATGAGTATGAAGGATGGTAATATCGTAATGGATTTTAGGCCTTTAAAGAAATCTAAGCAGCGATAATTTCTCCGTTTAAATTTTCGAGAATTGCGTAGAGCTTATGATTGAAGTCCTGGGCGTTAAATGGCTTTGTCAGAACTTCTTCTACATTTATCTTTGAAGCATCATGAATCTTGTCGACATCGATATCTCCCGAAATGAGCATGATATGTGGATATTTCTCACGTTGCTTTTCTTCGAGGTGATAGAGTCGTTCAATATATTGTAATACTTCTTGGCCACCCATTTCTGGGAGATTTAAGTCGATGACAATGAGATCATAATTATCATTTTTAATCATCTGACAGGCATCGACTCCATTTGAGGCCATTGATACATTTGCAAAATAGCCACTGCTTGCAATTAGTGACTTAAGGGATTCTGATATTGTTCTTTTGTCGTCAATGATGAGAGCTTTCATAGGTGATTTCCTTATCAGTTACAAATGCAGCGTTGATTCAAAATTATAAACAATATGAGCTTATTTTAATTCGTCACATTATTTTTTATAACTAAATTAATCTATAATATTTGTTAATGTTACTAAACTACTGAAATAACGAGCAAAGTAGTCGGCTAAATTTGAGTAGACGACTAAAGTATCCACTATAAGATACCGATAAATAATTTATGAAAAGCTTCGTTGTGACGTTATTGACATTGATTATTACATCCTTTGCCTTTGGCATCCAGGAGACTTACTTTCATAAGAAAGAGGAATTTGAGATTCCTAAGAGAGATCTGTCGATTATCGCTACAGATAAAGGTTTTTTTCCTTCAAAGGTTACGGCCTTCGTTGGTGAGAAGTTAAACCTTTATGTTACATCAGCGACAAAACAGCCTAGTTGTCTAATATTAAAAGAGCACGAAGTATATGTTGAGGCCAAGACTGGTGAAGTTAGGGAAGCTTCAGTTTTTCTTGATACGCCTGGACGCTTCAAATTTTACTGCCCGTCAGGACAAATCAGTGGAATTTTAACTGTTATTGAACATCCACGAGAGAAGGCAAAAAAAGACGAGCAAAAAAGAGAAATCGCATCTCGTGAAAGTGAGCGAGTGCGTGTTTGGCGTCCAAAAGACGACTGATTTATATTTAGAGATTGATTGTGAGGGATTATGTCTTCGGTATTTAACGATGCGATTAAGAATTTACTTTATCCAATAGGCGACCTTTTGGAAGATGAAGGTGTTTCCGAAGTTATGATTAATGGGCCCCATGAAATTTTTGTTGAAAAGAAAGGTCTCGTTTTTAAAGTTCCAAATCAATTCGAAGACGAATCATCACTTATCTCTGCAATGCGTGCCATTGCTCAATCGGTAAATCGAACAATTGATGAAGATAACCCGCGCCTAGATGCGCGTCTGCCAGATGGTTCACGTATTCACGTGGTACTACCTCCAATGGCAAAGAATGGAACGACAGTGGCCATTCGTAAATTTTCTAAGGAAAGTCTAACTCTTAAGGACCTTATCTCATTTGGTTCTATGTCTGATGTGGCCGCAAGGTTTCTGGATATATGCGTGTATCTTGGAAAGAATGTTCTTGTATCTGGTGGTACGGGTTCTGGAAAGACGACGATGCTAAACGTTTTAGGGGGAAGAATTCCTAAAACACAACGTCTCATCATTATCGAAGATGCGGCAGAACTACAAGTTGATGCCGAACACGTCGTAAATTTTGAAACGAGAAAGGCGGATGAGTTAAAGGGGATTGAGGAAGTTTCAATTCGTGATCTCGTTATTTCTGCCATGAGGCTTCGCCCTGATAGAATTATTGTTGGGGAGGTTCGTGGAGATGAGGCCCTGGATCTTGTTCAAGTTATGAATACTGGTCACGATGGTTCAATGGGAACTGTTCACGCCAATAACCCAATTGATGCCTGTACTCGTCTTGAGACACTTTGCCTTATGGGTGATACAAAAATTCCACCAGATGCTGTTAGGAAAATGGTTGGGAGTGCTTTGCAAATTGTTGTTCAGTGTAGTCGTTATCATGATGGGGGACGTCGTACGTCGCATATTTCAGAAGTATTAGGTGTCGATAATAATGGGAATTATATTGTTCGCGATATCTTTCGCTGGGTTCAAACTGGTAAGGATCCGCAAACTGGTAAGTATATAGGAGAGATGGTGCCGTGTAATTATGTACCAACTTTCTTTGAAGATATTGTTGTCCATAAGCTACCATTTCCAAAATCTAATTTCCTTGCCCCAGATTGGGTGAAGGATATGGTTAAGAAAAAGGTCGCTTAATTATTAGATATCAACTTCGATACCATCCTCATAGATTTCAACGATAAATCGGTTCTGATCTAGCTCTTTAGTCTTGTCGACGATTTCCTTGATATCATCCACTTCAAGTTCTGGTTCAAGCTCCATATCAGCGCTAAAAACCTTGATGATAGCGATACTCATCTTAAAATCACTTAAGTCATTGAATTCAGATAGGGGGAATGTTACCTTGTAACCCCCTGAAAACTTGTCAATATCCACGTCTATTTTCATATAATTAATTGTAATTACATTAGAGTAAAAAGCAATAAAATTTAAACTACGTAGATTCCTGTTGTGTTGTCTAAAATTTGGTGCATAGAAAATGAACATGGCATTACTATTTTTCAACTAGGCCCAATAAAGTCATTTCTGCTGATATTATTGAAGGCGTCAAATAGCTTAATTTTATTTTTGAGGGAAAAATTAAATGAGAAATAGAACTACTTCATTCATCAAATCAACTCTTGTGATGACAGCGATTGCTCTATCTGCAAATGTTTTTGCACTAGAAACAATTCAAGATGATATTGATTCTATTCGCTTTCAGCTTAAGTCTGAGCAGATCTACACTCTTAAAAATTATGGGCAGGGACAATATAAAGAACTTGCTTTTACTCGAATTGAAAAACCAAATCTTAAAGTTGGCCTAAATAAGAAATCTGCAACAGAAACACTAGAAGTTGCAATTGATGAATCTCTTTTAGTTGAAAAGAATTCTCTTGTTCACATAAAGTTAGAAAAAAATAACTTAGTAAATATTGAATCTGCCAATGATAAGGCGGCGGTTTTAACAAAGCTTAAAAATAACGGACTTGGCCTTGATAAAAATCAGGCGGCAAAAATACTAAAGAAAGATATTATTGCAAATCTTAATCGTGTTATTGCAAAAATTGGATTTCGCGATAATACAAAAGTTAGTTATGAGATTAAAAACCTTGCATTTAACTGTCCTTCACTAAAAGGGCGTATCACAAATTGTCGTGGTAAATATGATGTTATTGCTACACTAAAGAATGAAAAGAAGAAGACTTCAAATCTTTCAGAGATCCTTATTAACTCTACTAAGAATTTGAATAATTTTGGTTCTGAAATTGATATTAATGCATATATTGGGGAACTTCGTTCAATCAATAAGCAGCTTAATAAATTATCGGAAGGTAAGCCTAAGGGTGTTGATCTAAAGAAGCTTTACGCTCTTAAAAAAGATGTTCAATCAGAAATTCTTGATTCGTACCAGTACACTGCGATTGCAACATCAAGTGCAAGGGACTTCCTAACAAAGCTTAATTCAAAGCTTAACTAAAACTAGCTGACGCTTTGTTTTAAACTCACAAATAAATTAATTATTTCATTTAATACATCATTATGAAGCTGGCCAAAACTAGCTTCATATTTTTTTGCTTGAGAATCAAATTCAGCTCGATTCTCTTTATTTTTAACTTCTAGCTTTAACTGATCCTTATTGAAAATTAGCTTAATATCAAGATTGTAAATCATGACTCTAAGAATAGGGGATTGCTCCCATTGTCCAAAAAACACCTTGTAACTTAAAATTGTATTTCTATGATCAATACGGGCCAGTGACTTTTTTAGCGTTAGTAGAGTTACTTTTAGCCACTCAAGTGATTTGTCTTCGTTTAGTCCTGTCTTTGGTGGGATTGATTTTAAGTTCTCAATTGAACCATCGATCATGGCCTTAACGGCATATTGTTCAAATTTCTTTGCATCAAAATTTTCGACTTCGTTTTGATATTCGATAAATTCTTTATCCACTAAATTGAGAATGTTCATTTGATCAAAGTGCAAAAGTAAATTATGGTCATTGCTCTCAACGTGAAGATAGATATCATGAAGATTTTTTCGATCATCACGCAAAGGTGTCTTTTCAAAAACATTATGGGCCAAGCAAATTCTCACCGGACTTTGTAGCGACTCTTGCATAGACTTTAAGAGCTTGTCTCTGCTATCATCATTAGATAGACGGTTTTTATTAATTCTAGTGAAAAAGTTTACGAATTTATTTTTAATACCCATAAGGGATAAAATAACGACTTTTTTAGGGATGTCTAGCATTTAAGGTGAAATATTGAAGATAGGTATTTTTGATTCTGGCATTGGTGGACTTAGCGTGTTGCGTGAAGTCGCAAAACTTATGGATCGTTGCGAAATTTATTACTTTGCAGATCGCCTGAATGCACCATATGGCAATAAGACAAAAGAAGAAGTATTTACTTTTTGTCAGAGTATTGTCGAAGACTTTATCTCTCATGGAATTGATACCATTTTAATTGCATGTAACTCTGCTACGGCCATGGCCATTAATGAATTACGCACTAATTACCCAAATATTCGCTTTTTTGGGATTGAACCATTTATTAATGTCATTAACCTGCGCCCAGAGCTTAAAAAGCAAAAGGGAGTGGTTTTAACAACTAAGATTACTGCAGATTCTATGCGTTTTCAGAGCTTGAAAGAGCGCTATGATCCAAAAGAACACTTGGTTTACCGCGTATCAAAGAATTTAGCTAAAATTATTGAAGACAGTTTTGATAGTGGAAGGCTCAATGAAGATGAGATTTCTAAAGAGATAGTTGATTCAATTTTTCCTTCAGGCCAGAAAGAGAGTTATGATTATATAATTTTAGGTTGTACTCACTATCCTTTCGTCAAAGAGCTATTTAAGGCCAATGTTGGGGCCCAAAGTATTTCTCCTTGTTATCATGTGGCCAAGCATATGGCAGATCAATGTGTCATAAACGAAGATGCTCAAATCGTTGATTTCTTCTATTATCGTGATAGTCGAAGCCCAGATTTATGGCGCAAAGTTAAAAAGCAAAATTTAGAAGGTTTTCCCTTTTTCTAAGTGACGATCCTTAAAAGCGTAAGTTAAAATATGGCAAATTTTAAACTAACGAAGGATTGGTATATGTCTAAAATTAAATCTATTACTCCACGTCAAATCTTAGACTCACGAGGAAACCCAACTGTTGAAGTTGATTTAGTAACTGAAAATGGTTTTATGGCCCGTGCAGCAGTTCCTTCTGGGGCATCAACTGGCTCTAAAGAAGCGCTTGAGTTAAGAGACGGTGACAAGTCTTACTACCTTGGAAAATCTGTTAGAAAGGCAATTTCAAATATCAATGAATATATCGCGCCAAAAATTATAGGAATGGATGTTTTTGACTTAAGAGCTGTTGATCAAGCAATGCTTGATGTTGATGGAACAGAAAATAAAGAAAAGTTAGGAGCTAATGCTATTCTTGCTGTTTCAATGTGTGTTGCTCGTGCAGGTGCTCTTGAAAAAGGAAAGTCTCTTTATGCTTATTTAAGAGAAGATCTAGGTGTTCCTGTGGCAAGTGATAAGTATCGCTTACCAACTCCTATGATGAATATTATCAATGGTGGGGAGCACGCTTCAAATAATCTTGATATTCAAGAATTTATGATTATTCCTCATATGGAAAAGTCATTTAGTGAAAACCTAAGAGCTGGTGTTGAAACTTTTCACGCTCTAAAAAGTGTTTTAACAGAAAAAGGATATTCAACAAATGTTGGTGATGAAGGTGGGTTTGCACCATCTCTTAAGTCACACGAAGAGGCCCTTGATCTTATTCTCAGCGCTATTGAGAAGGCCGGTTATAAACCAGGTCAAGATATCTCGATCAGCCTTGATGCAGCTGCTTCAGAGTTCTATAAAGATGGAAGCTACAAAATGCAAGGTAAGAGCTATTCAAGTGAGGATATGGTTGAATATTACTCAAATTTAGTTTCAAAATATCCGATATATTCAATTGAAGACGGGCTTGATGAAGCTGACTATTCTGGTTGGGTAAAGCTGACTGAAAAGTTAGGGGATAAATGCTTACTAGTTGGAGATGACTTATTTGTAACAAATAAGAAGATCCTAGCTGAAGGTATTGAGAAAAAGCAGGCAAACTCAATCTTAGTTAAGATTAATCAAATTGGTTCTCTAAGTGAAACATTTGATACGTTAAAGCTAGCTTTTGAAAATAACTTTAGAGCAATTATCTCTCACCGCTCAGGAGAAACAAGTGATGCCTTCATTGCTGATCTTGCTGTAGCAACTTCGAGTGGACTTATTAAAACAGGTTCTGCTTCAAGAAGTGATCGTCTTGCAAAATATAATCAACTACTAAGAATTGAAGAGGCCCTTGGTAGTGAAGCAAAGTACGACGGATTAATCTAAGTCAAAATATAAAGGCCTCGTTTTAAGAGGCCTTTTTTTATGTCTAAAAATATACCTAAGTCAGATAACGAAGCACTACATTTTCTTCATGATCTTCTCAATCACACACATGGCCTGAAGCTCTATTTAGAGTCTCGTCATGGTCAGATGGAGCAAGCAAGTCTTAATCTTATTTATAATGAAGTTCAGGCCTTAGAAAATCAAATATCATCCCAATTTAAGCGTTTAAAGGATACAGATTCATATAGTGTCGAAAGTCTTATTGATACTTGTAAGAGACAATTTGAAATTTATCAATTAAAGGTCGACTTAAAAGTTTCCATTTTTCAAAGTGATCTGGCCCCTATTGAATTTTCTTGTGATGGACAAATTTTTGAACGCCTAATAAAAAATATCTCAAAAAACTTATATCTTTGGTCGAGTCCCAAAAGTATGATTGAGTGTCACATCAGTGAAGTTGATGAGAAGATTCAACTAACTTTCTCAAATGAAATTAATGAGCACACAGACTTAGAACAACAATCAAATGGCATTGGCCTACTCTCAATGAAGCGTCTTGCTAGTGAAAATGGCATTACATTTCAAAGTTACTTAGAGAATGAGAAATGGATAACGATAATCCTGATTAATAAAGTCGGACATATTAAACAAAATATCGCCTGCTAGGTAAAAGAATTCTATCTATATTAAAAAGTAATAAAGAAGGTTATTCTATATAACATATGGAATTTATAAAGATCTTTATTTCGTTAACGATTTTGTTTGCCTCTGGCCTACAGGCCTTAGCAAACCCTCGAATCTATCAATCAGACGCTACTGCACTAAATAAAGGTGCATCCAAAGTTAAGATTGAAGGCAGCTTTTCTTCGACACTTTCTCAAGTTGATAGTGAGGGTAATGAAGTGGTTTACAATGATGATGTAAGCTACAATTTACTTGATGCAAATATTGATTATCAATATGCCATCATGCCTAAGTTTCAACTTCTTGCTGGCCTTAAAGGACGATATGTAAGTAGTGGTGATACTCTTGAGACGCAAACGACAGCTGGGCTTGAGTCTTTTTATGTCGGAGCATTCTATGCTTTTGATAAAATGCATGGAAAAGATTTTGCTGTAAACGCACTTTATCGCTTCAGGCCTTATACTGTTGATACGTATTCTGGTTCAGCGCCAAGTGATGAATTAATCTTAGGTGACGGTGGAAATGATCTTGAGCTCAATTTCCTTGCTAAATTTGAATCAACAAAGTGGACATCATACGACTTCAAGGTTGGTTACCATATTCCTGGGGCCCCTATTTCTTCAGAGATCATTTTTGATGCAAGACTTGTAAAGCATTATGTTGATTGGGCCTTTTGGCTTTCTGCAAATGGTGTCTACTCCTTGGGTGGTGATGAATACACTGATAACCCGAACGCAAAACCTGTTGTTGCTAGTGGTTACACTTCAAGGTGGAATTCGATTAATCGCCAATTCCTAAACTTAGACGTTAGTGCTCAAACTCTATTTGGAAAGAAGTATCTTGCTTATGCAACAGTTGGTGCAAAGGTTGTTGGAACTTCAACTGATAAAGACTTTTATACAACTCTAGGTCTTACTTGGACTACTGGTGGTGTAACTGCTCAGCAGAAATTTGAAGAGAGTTTTAAAGAGTACTCTGTTGAGGCCAATGTTATTAAGGTTTCTCCTAGGGGAGTTTTCATTAAGATTGATCATGGCTCTCTTGACGATATTCAAGTTGGAAATATTGTTGATATTTATAAAACAGACTACTTTGGCGGAAATATATTAGTTGCTCAAGGAAAGGTTTATGAAGTTTCAAGTGCTTCATCAATTATAAAAGTTGTGGCACGTTACCGTAAGGTGCCAATAGAAAAAGGCTTTGCTGCCAGGATTAAGTAGC containing:
- a CDS encoding CpaF family protein, with protein sequence MSSVFNDAIKNLLYPIGDLLEDEGVSEVMINGPHEIFVEKKGLVFKVPNQFEDESSLISAMRAIAQSVNRTIDEDNPRLDARLPDGSRIHVVLPPMAKNGTTVAIRKFSKESLTLKDLISFGSMSDVAARFLDICVYLGKNVLVSGGTGSGKTTMLNVLGGRIPKTQRLIIIEDAAELQVDAEHVVNFETRKADELKGIEEVSIRDLVISAMRLRPDRIIVGEVRGDEALDLVQVMNTGHDGSMGTVHANNPIDACTRLETLCLMGDTKIPPDAVRKMVGSALQIVVQCSRYHDGGRRTSHISEVLGVDNNGNYIVRDIFRWVQTGKDPQTGKYIGEMVPCNYVPTFFEDIVVHKLPFPKSNFLAPDWVKDMVKKKVA
- a CDS encoding glutamate racemase; this encodes MKIGIFDSGIGGLSVLREVAKLMDRCEIYYFADRLNAPYGNKTKEEVFTFCQSIVEDFISHGIDTILIACNSATAMAINELRTNYPNIRFFGIEPFINVINLRPELKKQKGVVLTTKITADSMRFQSLKERYDPKEHLVYRVSKNLAKIIEDSFDSGRLNEDEISKEIVDSIFPSGQKESYDYIILGCTHYPFVKELFKANVGAQSISPCYHVAKHMADQCVINEDAQIVDFFYYRDSRSPDLWRKVKKQNLEGFPFF
- a CDS encoding Hsp20/alpha crystallin family protein, whose protein sequence is MKKIICITFFLLSVVSYGQTNDPLVDQITQMRDEMFKQMQAGDSFDAEIQKMFERLQKLGQIKGLPDRFNRHVNMVEYFWQDADTLVIKISKDDEVNVEVKENIIVISGQKVIKSPNGISKSSFSQSIPLRANLDSTSVKMSMKDGNIVMDFRPLKKSKQR
- a CDS encoding response regulator, with product MKALIIDDKRTISESLKSLIASSGYFANVSMASNGVDACQMIKNDNYDLIVIDLNLPEMGGQEVLQYIERLYHLEEKQREKYPHIMLISGDIDVDKIHDASKINVEEVLTKPFNAQDFNHKLYAILENLNGEIIAA
- the eno gene encoding phosphopyruvate hydratase, with amino-acid sequence MSKIKSITPRQILDSRGNPTVEVDLVTENGFMARAAVPSGASTGSKEALELRDGDKSYYLGKSVRKAISNINEYIAPKIIGMDVFDLRAVDQAMLDVDGTENKEKLGANAILAVSMCVARAGALEKGKSLYAYLREDLGVPVASDKYRLPTPMMNIINGGEHASNNLDIQEFMIIPHMEKSFSENLRAGVETFHALKSVLTEKGYSTNVGDEGGFAPSLKSHEEALDLILSAIEKAGYKPGQDISISLDAAASEFYKDGSYKMQGKSYSSEDMVEYYSNLVSKYPIYSIEDGLDEADYSGWVKLTEKLGDKCLLVGDDLFVTNKKILAEGIEKKQANSILVKINQIGSLSETFDTLKLAFENNFRAIISHRSGETSDAFIADLAVATSSGLIKTGSASRSDRLAKYNQLLRIEEALGSEAKYDGLI
- a CDS encoding cupredoxin domain-containing protein, which codes for MKSFVVTLLTLIITSFAFGIQETYFHKKEEFEIPKRDLSIIATDKGFFPSKVTAFVGEKLNLYVTSATKQPSCLILKEHEVYVEAKTGEVREASVFLDTPGRFKFYCPSGQISGILTVIEHPREKAKKDEQKREIASRESERVRVWRPKDD
- a CDS encoding ImmA/IrrE family metallo-endopeptidase is translated as MKKGILALLLACVSTFSFACDEHGTTGIVEDNNLWIPSNVKSINTISEGEFNSIIDKIEAIYAPIIAAKGKTLEIERKWEDGTVNAYAQQIGNTWRVSMFGGLARHETITRDGFATVVCHELGHHLGGAPKKASWWGSSWASNEGQADYFATSKCLRKFMENDDNASIMSEVEVPAVAVKNCEKNFVNENEYAMCLRGSMAGMSLANLFRALRSMTSELKFDTPDPAVVSKTNDNHPAPQCRLDTYYQGALCTVDAYTDVDQNDANIGTCNRTENFTTGLRPLCWFKPGQAVVEAQ